One Verrucomicrobiota bacterium genomic window carries:
- the rsmH gene encoding 16S rRNA (cytosine(1402)-N(4))-methyltransferase RsmH: MPEEIQPPLIKSGGAIPHRRRPRYSGKNPRKFHEKYKELNPEKYPDTVAKVIASGKTPAGTHRPIMVAEVLAALQPAPGLLAVDVTLGFGGHAAEILRRILPGGRLIGVDTDPVELPKTESRLRTMGFGAECLRVCASNYAGLPRVLAEQGVSGVDLLLADLGCSSMQLDDPARGFSFKLDGPLDMRMNPQKGQPASALLAAISESNLAALLTANADEPHAALIAAAIARARTIQPLTTLTLVTVIREALRSLPKSVQAQAGDMPVRRVFQALRIAVNEEFSALETFLRFLPGCLNPGGRAVVLTFHSGEDRRVKLAFQAGRRQGVYGVVSESVIRASPDEVHSNPRAASAKLRWAIRA, encoded by the coding sequence ATGCCGGAAGAAATTCAACCGCCATTGATCAAATCCGGGGGAGCTATCCCGCATCGGCGCCGACCTCGCTATTCGGGGAAGAATCCCCGGAAGTTTCACGAGAAATACAAGGAACTCAATCCCGAAAAATATCCCGATACGGTGGCTAAAGTCATCGCGTCGGGAAAAACGCCCGCCGGTACGCACCGCCCGATCATGGTGGCGGAAGTGTTGGCCGCTCTGCAACCCGCTCCCGGTCTGCTGGCGGTGGATGTCACGCTTGGATTTGGGGGGCATGCCGCCGAAATTTTGCGGCGGATTTTGCCTGGTGGCCGGCTGATTGGCGTGGATACGGATCCGGTGGAACTGCCGAAGACCGAGAGTCGGTTGCGGACCATGGGATTTGGAGCGGAGTGTCTGAGAGTTTGCGCCTCGAATTATGCCGGGCTGCCGCGCGTGCTGGCAGAGCAGGGGGTGTCTGGAGTGGATCTCCTGCTTGCCGATCTGGGCTGCAGCTCCATGCAGTTGGACGATCCGGCGCGCGGTTTCAGTTTCAAGCTGGATGGTCCATTGGATATGCGCATGAATCCGCAGAAAGGGCAGCCCGCTTCGGCTCTGTTGGCCGCAATTTCGGAATCCAATTTGGCCGCGCTTTTGACGGCCAATGCCGATGAACCGCATGCCGCCCTGATTGCCGCCGCCATTGCACGCGCGCGAACCATTCAGCCTTTAACCACCCTCACACTGGTCACCGTGATCCGGGAGGCGCTCCGGTCGTTGCCAAAGTCGGTACAAGCACAAGCGGGAGATATGCCCGTTCGGCGCGTTTTTCAAGCGCTGCGAATTGCGGTGAACGAGGAGTTTTCGGCCTTGGAAACGTTTCTGCGATTTTTGCCTGGGTGCTTGAATCCGGGCGGACGGGCGGTGGTGTTGACGTTTCACTCTGGCGAAGATCGCCGGGTGAAACTCGCGTTCCAAGCGGGGCGTCGGCAAGGAGTGTATGGGGTTGTGTCCGAGAGTGTGATCCGGGCTTCGCCCGATGAGGTTCACTCCAATCCACGCGCCGCTAGCGCCAAATTACGCTGGGCAATTCGTGCCTGA